In Nocardioides bizhenqiangii, the DNA window GCACCCGGACGCCGGCACCGAGCTCGCGCTGCTCCCCGGGCTGCTGCTCGGCACCCTCCCCTCCCTCGTCTGGGTGCTCGGCGATCCGGTGTCCCTGCGTGCCTTGATCCTCGGCGGCGCGTGCCTCGCGCTCACGATCGTCGGTGCCGCGCTCCGGTGGAGCGCGCCGCTGATCGTGGGTTCGGTGGTCGGCGCGGTCGTCGTGCTGCGCGAGATCGGCCCCTACGCCGGCGACGTGCCGCAGTGGGTGTGGATCGGCCTGGCCGGTGCGCTGCTCACCACGATCGGCATCACCTGGGAGCGGCGGCTGCTGGAGATCCGGCAGGCGGTCGGCATGCTCGGCCGACTCCGCTGACCATCGGCTTCCTCACTCGTCGGGTTCCGCGGGGTCCCAGAAGGCGTCGCGCATCCGGACCCGGCCCGCACTGGTGCACGGGGTGCCCTCCTCCGCGTAGCGGGCACGGGCCTCGCCGTCGTGGCTCGGCGGCAGCGAGGCGTCGGCCCGCACCACTCGCCACCACGGCACCGGGCCGCCGTGGCGCGACATCACCGCTCCGACCTGCCGCGGTCCGCCGCCCACCACCGCGGCGATCGCGCCGTACGTCGTGACCCGGCCCGCCGGGACCTGCTCGACCCACGACAGCACCTGCTCGACGTACTCCTCGTTCGCGGGATCCACGGCCTCATCGTGCACGAAGGTCGGTGACCTGGTCTCGATACGGCGGTGGCGGGCGCTCGCAAGCTCGCTCCCTCGCGCCTACTCGACCTCCCGGCCAATTCTTCGGCTTCGCAAGCTCAGCCGAAGGGCCGTGAGCGCCGAGGACCCCGTCGCTTGGCGACGGGGCCCTCAGGTGCTCCCTCGGTGCGGTAACGCTCCAAAGACAGGCGGCGGCGGCCCGGTAACCCGGAGCCACTGCCACCAAACTCAACGACCGTGGCTGGGCCCGGGTTACGCGCCGCGCAGTCTCAGTACGCCGGCTGGCTCGGGTCGATCTGGTTGACCCAGGCCACCACGCCGCCACCCACGTGGACGGCGTCGGAGTACCCCGCGCCCTTGACGATCGCGAGCGTCTCCGCGGACCGCACCCCGGTCTTGCAGTACATGACGACCTGCTTGTCGGCCGGCAGCTGCTCCAGCGCGGAGCCGTTGAGGAAGTCGCCCTTCGGGATCAGGACGGAGCCGGGGACCTTGTTGATCTCGTACTCGACGGGCTCGCGGACGTCGACGAGGACGAAGTCGCGGCTGCCCTCCTCGCGCTCCTTGAGCATGTGCTCGAGCTGGACGACGGAGATCGTCGAGTCGGCGGCCGCATCGGCGGCCTCCTCGGAGATCGCGCCGCAGAAGACGTCGTAGTCGATGAGCTCGGTGACCGTCGGGTTGTCGCCGCAGAGCGCGCAGTTGGGGTCCTTGCGGACCTTGAGCTTGCGGTACTCCATCTCCAGGGCGTCGTAGATCATCAGCTTGCCGACGAGCGGGTCACCGATCCCGGCCAGGAGCTTGATCGCCTCGTTGACCTGGATCGAGCCGATGCTGGCGCAGAGCACGCCGAGCACGCCGCCCTCGGCGCAGCTCGGGACCATGCCCGGCGGCGGCGGCTCGGGGTAGAGGCAGCGGTAGCAGGGAGCGTCGTCGGCCAGGGTCGGCGCGAACACGGAGGCCTGCCCGTCGAAGCGGTAGATCGAGCCCCAGACGTAGGGGATGCCGAGGAAGTACGCCGCGTCGTTGACCATGTAGCGGGTGGCGAAGTTGTCGGTGCCGTCGACGATGAGGTCGTAGCCGCGGAAGACCTCGAAGACGTTGTCGTTGTCGAGGCGCTCCTCGTGCAGGACCACGTTGACGTAGGGGTTGATCTCGGCGATCGACTCCTTGGCCGACTGGCCCTTCGGCTTGTCGATGTCGCTGACGCCGTGGATGACCTGGCGCTGGAGGTTGGACTCGTCGACGGTGTCGAACTCCGCGATGCCGAGGGTGCCGACGCCCGCCGCCGCCAGGTAGAGCAGCGCGGGACTGCCGAGACCGCCGGCGCCGATGACCAGCACCTTGGCGTTCTTGAGCCGCTTCTGCCCGGCCATGCCCACGTCGGGAATGATCAGGTGGCGGCTGTAGCGGCGTACCTCGTCGATGGTCAGCTCGGCGGCCGGCTCGACCAGCGGCGGAAAGCTCACGGATGTGCTCCTCGTCAGGGGGTGGTCTGGAGGTAACAGCGACCTGTTGGTTGGTGTTCCCAGGTCCATCCATCGTCCCCGGCCGTGCCCGGCGAACCTGACACGTCCCGCGATCCGGACCCGGGCGTTCCCTGACGTCCTGCTACCCGGGAGTAGGCTCGGCGCGTGGTCAGCAGTTCGTACGACGTCGATGAGCCCCGCCGCGCCCGCGGGGTCCGGCTGCCGCGCCGTGAGCGCCGCGCCCAGCTGCTCACGTCCGCGCTGGAGGTGTTCGTCGCGCAGGGCTACCACGCCGCTGCGATGGACGACATCGCCGAGCGGGCGGGCGTCTCCAAGCCCGTGCTCTACCAGCACTTCCCGGGCAAGCTCGAGCTCTACCTCGCGCTGCTCGACGACGCCTGCGACACCATCATCGCCAACTGCCGCGCCGCGCTCGAGTCGACCAACGACAACAAGCAGCGCGTCAAGGCCGCGATGGACGCGTTCTACGAGTACGTCGCGCACGACGCCGGCGCGTTCCGCCTGGTGTTCGAGTCCGACCTCACCAGCGAGCCCGCGGTCCGGGACCACGTCGACCGGGTGACCATCGAGTGCGCGGGCATGATCACCGAGGTGATCCAGGAGGACACCGGGCTGCCGGCGGCCGCGGCGCGGCTGCTCGCGGTCTCCCTGGTCGGGATCAGCCAGGTGAGCGCGCGGTTCTGGCTGACCGACTCCGGCGGGCTCTCGCGGGAGCAGGCGGTCGAGCTGGTGTCGGGGCTGGCCTGGCGCGGCATCCGGGGCTATCCGCTCACCGACTAGGCTCGAAGTATTCGCATCACGAACCTGAAGGAGCCTCAGTGGAGGTCAAGATCGGCGTGCAGAACGCCGCCCGCGAGCTGACTGTCGACACGGACGAGACCACCGACGCGATCGAGAAGCTCGTCACCGAGGCCATCGCCGGCAGCGGCGTGCTGGTCCTCACGGACACGAAGGGCCAGCGCACCGTGGTGCCGGCCGACAAGCTCGCCTACGTGCACATCGGCCGCAGCTCCGTCGGCCAGGTGGGCTTCCGGTCCTGACCCCTTCGGTGGTCGAGTAGCCCGAGCCGCCAGGCGAGGGCGTATCGAGACCCGGGAACTCTTCGACGGCTCCCAGCCGTTCCTCAGGGAACGCGGGCAGAGTCGCTCGTGAAGGGGTGAGGGTCATGCTGCAGTTCCGCTTCGCCGCCGAGAGCGACACCGGCCGGGTCCGGGAGAACAACGAGGACGCCGGTTTCGCCGGGCCCTACCTGCTCTGCGTCGCCGACGGGGTCGGCGGCGCCGCCGCCGGCGAGGTGGCCTCGGCCACGACGTCGTACGTCGTCAGCGCCCGCGCGCTCGCGGCCCCCGGTTACGACCCGCTGCGGCTGCTCGCGGCCGCGACAGAGGAGGCGCACCACCAGCTGGTCATCGGGGTCGACGCCGACCCCGATCGGCTCGGGATGGCGACCACGCTGACGGCGATCCTCACCGACGGCGTCCGCACCGCGATGGCCCATGTCGGCGACTCGAGGGCCTACCTGCTACGCGACGGCGGGTTCACCCAGCTCAGCCACGACCACACGATGGTGCAGGCGATGGTCGACGCCGGACGGATGACGCCCGAGGAGGCCACGGCGTCGCCCCACCGCAACGTCGTGCTCCAGGCCGTCGACGCACTGAGCACACCGACGCCCGACCTGCTGTGGCTCGACCTGCGGCCCGGCGACCGGCTGCTCCTGTGCAGCGACGGGCTGAGCGACGTGCTCCAGGAGTCGGCGCTCGCCACGCTCCTCACCGTGCCGTCGCGACGACTGGCGACGTCGAACCTGATCCAGGCGGCGCTCGACGGTGGCAGCCGCGACAACGTCACCGCGATCGTCGCGGACGTGATCGACGGTTCCCCGGTCGCGGGCAACGGGATGGTCCTCGGCGCGGCCACCGACCCGTACCACCTGGTCGACCCCGCGGCGGTCCGCCCCCTCCGCTCGGCCTGATCCCGGCCGAAAAGTCTGGTGTCGCTGTCCGCTCGCGGTCCTATGCTG includes these proteins:
- a CDS encoding DUF3107 domain-containing protein, whose translation is MEVKIGVQNAARELTVDTDETTDAIEKLVTEAIAGSGVLVLTDTKGQRTVVPADKLAYVHIGRSSVGQVGFRS
- a CDS encoding PP2C family protein-serine/threonine phosphatase; this translates as MLQFRFAAESDTGRVRENNEDAGFAGPYLLCVADGVGGAAAGEVASATTSYVVSARALAAPGYDPLRLLAAATEEAHHQLVIGVDADPDRLGMATTLTAILTDGVRTAMAHVGDSRAYLLRDGGFTQLSHDHTMVQAMVDAGRMTPEEATASPHRNVVLQAVDALSTPTPDLLWLDLRPGDRLLLCSDGLSDVLQESALATLLTVPSRRLATSNLIQAALDGGSRDNVTAIVADVIDGSPVAGNGMVLGAATDPYHLVDPAAVRPLRSA
- a CDS encoding MGMT family protein; protein product: MDPANEEYVEQVLSWVEQVPAGRVTTYGAIAAVVGGGPRQVGAVMSRHGGPVPWWRVVRADASLPPSHDGEARARYAEEGTPCTSAGRVRMRDAFWDPAEPDE
- the moeZ gene encoding adenylyltransferase/sulfurtransferase MoeZ, with the protein product MSFPPLVEPAAELTIDEVRRYSRHLIIPDVGMAGQKRLKNAKVLVIGAGGLGSPALLYLAAAGVGTLGIAEFDTVDESNLQRQVIHGVSDIDKPKGQSAKESIAEINPYVNVVLHEERLDNDNVFEVFRGYDLIVDGTDNFATRYMVNDAAYFLGIPYVWGSIYRFDGQASVFAPTLADDAPCYRCLYPEPPPPGMVPSCAEGGVLGVLCASIGSIQVNEAIKLLAGIGDPLVGKLMIYDALEMEYRKLKVRKDPNCALCGDNPTVTELIDYDVFCGAISEEAADAAADSTISVVQLEHMLKEREEGSRDFVLVDVREPVEYEINKVPGSVLIPKGDFLNGSALEQLPADKQVVMYCKTGVRSAETLAIVKGAGYSDAVHVGGGVVAWVNQIDPSQPAY
- a CDS encoding TetR/AcrR family transcriptional regulator, with translation MVSSSYDVDEPRRARGVRLPRRERRAQLLTSALEVFVAQGYHAAAMDDIAERAGVSKPVLYQHFPGKLELYLALLDDACDTIIANCRAALESTNDNKQRVKAAMDAFYEYVAHDAGAFRLVFESDLTSEPAVRDHVDRVTIECAGMITEVIQEDTGLPAAAARLLAVSLVGISQVSARFWLTDSGGLSREQAVELVSGLAWRGIRGYPLTD